ATCGCCCCCATTTAAGGCATAGATGCCGTTCGGCAAAAGTTTTAGCTGACCGGTTCCGCCCATTACCTGAGCAGGGAGGGTAAAGTTCACTGATCCGGTAAACGGAATACTGACCGGAGCGGAAGTAATCACCGCTAAATGGTTACGGTGCCGTAGCGCAAAGTAGTAGCTTTGACCGGCTTCCAGATTGTAAAACTTCATGGTTGGAAGTGAGTTACCCCAAATAATGGTGGCCGGGAAGAACCCGTTTATAGTACCATTGGATGCCAACATTCCCGCACGGGTTTCGAGCACAATATCCGGGTTTGCAGCGCTTCGGGCTTCAACCAACACATAATCCACCGAATTATCCGGTATTTCACTGGTGTTTCTATAGCCTTCAGTTCCCTCATATTGCCAAGGCATTAAGCTATAGGGCTGTGTGATTGGTAGCAGGTCGTTGGTTTTCAGCGTTGTTCGCATCAAACCCGAAACATTATCATAAGCCCCTTCTAAGTATGCCTGCATCTGAACCGGAATAAACAGGCCGGTGCTTACGGTGATAGTCGCAATCACCATATCGCAACTGCCCGGAACCCCTTCAACACAAACATAGTATATAAATACATCTGTGCCTTCAAAATCAGCATTAGGAGTATAATTGAATTCACCGGTAAGCGGATCATATACTACTGTTCCGTTGGCAGGTTGAAGGGTAATATTTATATCGAGCGGGGGAAGCGGGGCTGTACAGATAAATGGCAACGGATTGACGACCACAATATTGAACCCGCTGATGACCGTAGTGGGGTCGTCGGGATTATCTGGGCCGATGACAATTTTAGGAACAAACACTTTGCGGCATACGGAGATTTCGCACAACAAATCGCCGTTTGGTGAATACCGACGGATCGTCATGCATATACAATAGAACCCATATCCGGGAAAAGTATAAACCGCGGGGTTATTGCCCTGGGTAACTGCAAAAATAGTAGATTGTATTCCGTTTGTGGCACTCCAGGTAACTTCGTCACAATTGGGATCTAAATTTCCATAAGGGGTAAATGTTCCGTTATATCCGGTCAGGGAATAAAAGAATCCCAAATTTGCCTGGGCATAGAAGTCTTCATCACACTCACAACAAGGTGGGATATTGATGGTGGTACAATGTTCGTACATCCCGCAGATATTGCCGTTAGAATCATACTGAGTTGCCAGCATACAAATCGAATGGATTCCGGAAGAACTGAAAATATGAGTGATGACATCATTTCCGTTTCCGTAATAGAAGTAAGTGGTAAAATTATCCTGAATAATCCATTGAATAGAATCGCAAACTCCTAAAGAATTGGCAACAAACGCATACTTCTTACAGGTATCTATGGGGATAACCGTAAATCCGTTGTTGACGTTGTTGATAAATTCTTCCATATCACATTCACAGCCCCCACATTCGGGCAAGACAATGCAAACACTGTCAATAGTACAGCAAAATTCATTTCCGTCCGGATCAAGGGCAAACAAATTGAGCTGAAAACAGATAGTATCTCCGGGCATAGCACCCGGACCTCCAATGCTGGTTGTCAGCACCGCAGAGGTGGTTTGGTCTGGTAACGTAACATTAAATACTGTGGGAGTTGCAAAAACGCCTCCGTTTCCGCTTGTTGAAAAATTGAACAGGTTGATTTGGTTGACGGTATATCCTGAGTTGTTAAACACCTGGAAATTATAGAGATAATATCCTGGATTTACCGGGTCGCATGAGATAGTATCATGCTCAACAGTCGCACATGGATTACAGGGTATCAGAGTCAAATTCAAAGGATTGCTCATAGCCGTACATCCAAAACTATTGGTCAGTATGACCTGATAACTTCCGCTAACGGTAGCCACATAATTATTGCTTGTTCCGGCGGGAGGAGGTATTGGGTTCCCGTTCAGCAACCATTGATAGCCTGCATAGATATTCGGCACACAGATAGTATCGGGTCCGCATCTTTTATAACAACCGGAAGGAACGACACAGATGTCGGGAATTGGATTGACATAAATTACATTGCTTTTCCGTTCGCAACCGGTAATAGAATCGATGGCCATGGCAAAGTAAGGGCCTTCTTCTACTACTACGGTAATGTTATTCACACCCAGTTGTCCGGTACTCCAGGCATATAAAATTCCGGGTTGATTGGGTGCGGTAAAGGTTACGGTATCACCGGCGCAATGCGGCCCAACGGGGCTTGCCGTTATTGTAAATGGAGCAGGCAAGGGGTGAACAATTATCGTATGCGAAGCAACCGAACTGCAATTGGTCAGATTGTCGGTTACTGTAACACTATAAGTATATGTACCCGGTGGTGTCTGACAAGGGAACCATGGCGGATTGACATAAATATTGCAGGAAGTGGAGCTGTTAGACCAAAGATAGCTGTAATTAGTGTTGTTACAGGGAAGGGTTTTGAGTTGAGCAACCTCACACTCGCAAACTTCGGTAGGCCCGTCAATTTGAATAATTGGATTGGGGTTAAAGCTAACCGTTTTTGGGGGTGGAATATACTGACAACCGTTGATATCGGTCATCGTTACTGTAAATGTTCCGTTTGTGGTAACAGTAATGACCGGTGTGGTTGCTGCCGTATTCCACAAGTAAGAAACAGCCCCTGCCGGTGCAGTTAAAGTTACGGATGTTCCGTCACATTGGGGGGTAGATGGAGAAGCTATGATCACCCCGGACATGGTGTTTGAGTATATGGTGATGTTTTGGCTGGTCGAGCCGGTACAACCATAGGTATCAGTTACAGTGAGTGTAACTGTATAAATTCCCGGAATAAAGTAAGTATGTGACGGGTTTTGGGATGTAGAAGTATTGGCCAATCCACTCGGAGGATCGCCAAAATTCCAGTTCCAGTTGGTAATGATATTGGTAGATGAGCCGCCAAAAACAACTCCATCTCCCTGACAGGCAGGGGCATTGCTGCTGATAGAAGGCACTGGTGGATTGAGTACTGTGATTGTTTGTGAAACTGTAGAAGTACATCCGGCACTGGAAAGTACAGTCAGGGTGATGGTATAAGTTCCGGGGGTAGTAAATATATGAGAGGGGTTTTGGAGGGTAGAGGTATTATTGACTCCGCTTGAAGGATCGCCAAAATTCCAACTCCAGCCGGCCAGTGAAGTGGTCGGAACATAAGTGCTTGCATCGGTAAAGAAAATAGGATTACATCCGGTACTATAAGTAAAATCTGCCACCATTGGCACCAAAATGGTCTGCATAGCTATCACTGTACAAGTTAGCGGCGGCGGGGTAAGATTAGGAACAGTTGCACTAAGGATCACCTGATAATAGCCCGGCTGTGTGTAGCTATGGGAGGTGGTGATTCCTGAACCGAAATTACCATCGCCAAAAGACCAGCTATAAGCGCTTGCATTGACAGACGAGGAGGCATCGAAACTGAAAAAGTCGCAGGTCGTACCTGATGAATAGATAAAGGCTGCGCTGCCGTCTGGGGTGCAATTTCCCGGAGGACATGGGGGTTGGCCGGAACAACCGCAAGGCGCACCGGCTGTTATTACATTTGATTGCGCCGTACAGCCACAGGAATTGGTTACAACCACAGAATAAGAACCAAATGCAGAAATGTTGTAGTTAAATGAGGTTGCCCCTCCAATCGGTGTGCCGCCATTATACCATTGATAAGTATAGCCCACTGCATTATTCAGCGCATATAAAGAGCCGAAAGCCGAAGTACAGTTGACGGTAATTCCTGAAGTGGTGATTGCTGCGTCTGGAAGCGGGCATCCGGTTACATTAATACTGCCAACTCCCGAACAACCGGTCGTACAATTGGTAACAGTAACATAGTAGGTTCCTCCCTGAGTGATGGTAGCAGTAGCACCGGTAGAAATAGTTCCGCCACTTGCATTTTGCCAAACAAAAGGAGCACAATAACTGCCGCTCAACGTCAGAAGAGCACTATTACCCGTACATAATACTCCCGGACCCAAAACTGAAACAGAAAATGTTGGGGTAACATTGACAATCAGATTAGATGTAAACCCACAAACAGATACGGTGACGACCGCCCCTCCTGCCAGATTCCACTGAACGCTGATACTATTGCTGCCCGAACCACTTACAATACTGCCGGCATTTGCCGGTGAAATAGTCCACGTATAGTTTTCCCCCGCTATAAAAGGCACACTATAAGTTACGGTTTGATTGACGCAAGGCGTTGTGTTGCCGGTGATTACAGGTGTTGTCAAAGCCGTTACAACTAACGTAAATGGCAAAGATTGGCAGAAAGGTGAATTAATCATGGTCTGTGTTACAGAAATACTGTAAGGTCCGGAAGAAGCCCATTGTACATTCACAGAACTGCCTGTTGTAGCGCTTAATGTTCCGTTAACAACTGACCAGGTAAATGTTCCGGCAGGGGGAGTAGCAACGGCCGTATAGGTATAATTGCCGTTAGGACACACAAAATTCGGACCTATAATAGCAGTAGGTGCAGGTGGGGCCGGTAAAACATCTACTGTTAAAAAGGCGGTGTCGTTGCAAAAAGCATTCGGAATAACCGAAGCAGCTTTTACCGTATAAGTACCGGGGCCATTGCTCCAAATATAATTTAAAGTAGGTGAATTGATAGCCACATTTGGTATCAGTACATTGGCAGGCGTAACAATATCCCAGTTACAAACTCCGGCCGGGAAACCAAAGGGCAATCCGCCGGCACTGAAACTGGAGGCACTATTTTCACAAGCCTCTTCAGGACCGGTAATTGCCAATTCAGGCCTGATAAGGACAGTTAAATTTCCGGATCCTCCGCAATCCAGATAGCAGTTATAATAGGTAACATTAATGGTTCCTACTGTGGGAAACATGAACCAATCGTCCCATTCTATGGTAATATCGTCGGTGCCCTGTCCGGCTAAAATGGTCCCTCCTGTAACCGTCCAGTTATATTCAGTTCCTCCACAAAAAGCGATGGGCAAAGAATAGGTTTCAATGGCTCCATAACAAACTAAAACCGGGCCTAAAATAGGTACTGTTGGTGAAATAATAGGCACTTGCACTACTGTAGGAATAGGACAGGTAGCACAGGGGGTTGATAAAGTAATGGTTCCAATAGGTCCGTTTCCCCAAACTACCCAGATAGAGTCGGGTGCAAAGTTTCCCCAACTCAAATGCCCTGTTACCGACCAATTGTAAGTACTGCAAATATGGTTGGTAGAATAACAGGCGGTATCCATCGGGCAAACCGTTGACACACATTCGATGTCCGGCGAAGAGCCGGGAGTTACAACAACCTGCACGGAAGCGGTATCGGTACAATAACAACTGTTCCTGACTATTAGGGTAGCGGTATAAGTTCCGGGTGTTGTATAAGGATGGGTTACAATCGGATTGGTACTTGTCAGCAAAGGACTGGAATCGCCGAAATTCCATTGTGCCCAGTTAAAGCCGGTAGAAGTATTTAAAAAAGATACGGCCTGTCCCTGACATATTGTAACAGTACCGGCGATGGTTGCAGGAAGTGTATTAAAAGAAGCAACCGGTGAAGGAATGACATGAATACAAAGTTTGGTAGAATCAACACACCCAAACTGGTTCACTTCAACAACTTTTACATAGCTATTGCCAACAGGTCCCCAAAGGACATCAATCTGATTTCCGTTTGGGTTGGTAAAGGTAATCAGGTCTGAGCCTCTGCCAACCGACCAGGTATAGGTACTTCCCGGATTAAATATCGTATAATAGCTTAAAGTAGAAAAGGCGCACGCATCTACACAAAGATCGGGAGGTGAATCATTTCCTGCCGGATCTCCTGAAGTAGAACCTCCCAAATTACAATTTGGCAGAGGTGGAGGGATAATTATAGGAGTTGGTTTTGGGTTTATGGTTAAATTTAAAGTAGCTGTGGTACTGCCGATTTGAGCGACATTAATAGAAGCTGTTCCGGGCAGTCCCCAGCAAATGTTTACGGTTGAGCCGGTTTGATTGGCAGGCGTTCCACCTGTGATAGTCCAGTTATAGGGATTAGTATTACCGCCAGAAACGGTGTACGTATAACAATTGCCGGTACAAACAGGGGTAGTTCCGCTGATTGTCAATTGGGCAAGTGCCACTTGTGCGCTGCTAAATAGCAGTAAAACCAACAACCCGACAAATAAAAGTACTTGTTTTTTCATGGTGTTGGAATTAAGAAGTGAATAAGAAACAAAATAGCTTGTTAATTATTAGAAAGGTAATAGTATCTTTCCGTTATTGCGCCGCTTTACCTATGTTTTTTTTAACTTTTTGTAACAATTTGTTAACTTTGTAATTACATGACATATCAGTTTAACGTCGAAGTCAATTTTTTAAACTCATCCCTCAGAAATTTATGTACAATTATTTTTCTCAACTTAAAGATTTCTGTTTCCCGGTTTTGCTTTTGGTTTTTCAGTTTGTATCAGGTCAGTCAAATACAATAACGGTAAATACTTTTTCCGAAGAGCATATTAATTTTGGTGCGGAAAATAATAGGGTGGTTACTGAAACATTTACCTTTCCTGATGACAATATTTCTTTTAGCCAAATTCTGATGCACTTTACACTTGGCTGCCCTTCGGGAGGTTGTGATCCATGGGACAGGTATGGCGATATTAAAGTCATCCATCCAACCGGTTTGATGGATAGCACCATAGCAGAAATTGATACAATATTTGATGCTTCCGGTAATATTTTACAAATTGACACCCTTTTCAATCCCCCGTTTGAAATAACTGAGGCTTTTGAAATATTCAGATTTATTACGCCATACGGAGGTTCTTTTGGTGCAAACTGGAGTTGGTTGTGGACAACAGACGTAACAGATTATCGCATTTTGCTGGCAAATCAGGTTACCCTTCAGGCATATATAGATACCTGGGTAAATCCTGGTTGGGAAGTCAGTATTTCTTTTGAAATGATAGAAGGAACTCCTGAAATAGAAGCCTATAAAATTGTCAATCTTTGGAATTACGGGTACTTGTCTTATGGCAATGTAAACAGTCCGATAGAAAACTACCTGCCTCCAATCGGGTTGAATGCCGATAATGATGCCCACCTTGCAAAAGTCAGAATTTATCAAACCGGACACGGGTTTGGATTTAGTGATAACGCTGCTGAGTTCTCACCTAAAACGCACCACCTTTTAGTGAATGGAACAGCAGAACAAGACTTCCCTAATTTTCTTTGGCGCGACGACTGCGCACTCAATCCTCTTTCGCCCCAAGCCGGAACCTGGCAGTATAACCGCGCCGGTTGGTGCCCGGGCGATGATGCAACGCCCTTTGATGCAGATATTTCTTTTTTGATTGAGGCGGGTGCTCCTTTCACACTCGATTACAACATGCAACCCTTTATCAACCTCTGTAGTCCCAATAACCCAAATTGTACAAGTGCAGACTGTGCAGGCGGTACCTGTACCGGAGGAGGGGAACCTTATTATATCCTTTCTTCTCAGTTGATTTATTACCGTGCAACTCCTCAGTTTGGCTTAGATGCTCAATTGGTCAATCTGAATGGATTGCCTGACATTTCCTGCCAAAATGAGTTTTCGCCCTCTGTCCGGCTTAGAAACAATGGCAGCGAAGTTTTAACCGATGTTGTGCTGCTTTACCGGTTGGATGAGGGTGAGTTCCAGTCTGTTATTTGGAACGGCAGCCTCGATTTTGCTCAGTCAGAGGCAATTGAATTTCCGGGAATCACGCTTTACGATGCGCAAAATCACACGTTTGAAGTTTTGATTGCTGTTGCCAATTCCGGCCTTGATGAAAACATTAACAACGACTTATTGCTAAAGTCATTTGCTTATGGCAATAACCAATTGACCTTAATGTTACAAACCGATAATTACGGCAGCGAAACTTCATGGGAAATTGTCAATCCGACTAATGGCAGTATTCTTCAATCCGGCAATGGTTTTGCAAGTTTAACGACCTATGAGGAAGCAATCTGTATTCCGAATGGTTGCTATCAGTTAATAGTCAAAGATTCTTATGGAGATGGGCTTCAAGCTCCAACAAACGGGAATTATCAGTTGTTGGACAATGCCGGCACAGTTTTGGCAAGTTTGCAACAGGTTAACTTTGGACTTCAGGAGGTAACCGATTTTTGTGTAGATTCAGAATTGCCTTTTCCTGTTTCTGTACATGAAACTATATACAATCCCGTTTCTATCCGGGTATTTCCAAATCCTGTTAAAGATTCCACAGCCCAGCTTTTAATAGAATTTACTGACCCGCAATCCGCCCTTTTGTCTGTTTACCATGTATCGGGAAAAGAAGTTTACCACAACATTTTACCGACCTCTGATTCACATCAAGTGACCCTGTCCTTGTCCGATTTTCCTGCAGGGTTATATTTTATTCAAGTCAAAAGTGATCAAGCAACAGCCACTGGTTGTTTAGTAAAGTGGTAAGCAATTTTTCAAACGAACAGGATTTTTCAAACGAACAGGTTTGATAACATCCGGTCTCTTTTTTGTGCTTAGCAATACACTTTTTTTAGAAACAAAAAAAACCTGCTGTCAGGCATATTTGCAAACAGCAGGTTTTTAAGTTAAACTATAAGAGTCAGATACTATGCTTCTCCTTCTTCTGCATCGTTGGTGCTAACCGGTAATTCTTCAACTTCTTTATTAGATTCAGTATCTTCGTGGTTAGTGCCTGTCTCGTTCAAAACTTCCTGATCAACCTCCGCAGTTTCTTCTATTTTAATTTCAGTTGCTGGTTCGGCTTTTGCAGGGGAGGAGGTTTGTTCTGATTTAACCTCTTCTTTAGCCTGTGTCAACATTTTAAGCTTATGTTTTAAGTCATCAACTTCATTTTTCAATTTTTCGATTTTGTTTCTTACTTCTTTGAGTAAAGGATTATCGGGTTTGGCATTGGTAAAAAAGCCAAGGTTATTTTCGTATTGAGCAATATCGTTTTGCAGTTCGGTAATCCGGTTTTTAATCGCTTGTTGTTCACTTTTTACCGCATTGTCCACATTACCCGAATGTGCGAGGCTTTCGACACGGCTTTTGAATTTCATGGCAATTCTTTGTTCACGCCCTAATTTCAATTTTTCATATTTTTCATCTAAAGCGGCACTGAATGTCTTTTGCAGGCGCTCTTTTTCCTTAATGGGAACGAACCCAATCTCTTTCCACTCTTTTCCGATTTCCTGTAACATTCTGAAGTTCTCATCGCGGTCTTCTACAAATTCATAGGCTTCTACTTTAGCAATGAGGGCAAGCTTTTTTTCAAGGTTTTCTTGTTCAGAATTTCCCCGGCTGCTAAAATGTTCTTTTTTTGCTTCAAAGAATCTATCACAGGCACTTCTAAACCTATCCCACAACTTGCGTTCTTCGCTTGGTTTTGCTGGCCCAACTTCTTTCCATTCCTTTTGCAAATTGACCAAAGTATCGGTGGTATGTTTCCAGTCATGATCATGTTGCAGGGCTTCTGCTTTTTCGCACAGGGCTATTTTTTGGAGTTTGTTTTTTTCGCGTTCCTGATCAATGGATTTAAAAAACAACTGTTTTGCTTCAAAAAACTTATCACAGGTTTCACGGAATGTATGCCATAACTCCTCGTTTTGTTCAGAAGGCCCAATTTTTTTCCAGGCTTCCTGAACGCCAATAACCTGTTCTGTCTTGTCTTGAAGGTTTTTCAGCCCGGTAAGGTCGGTTTGGAGCAAAGCTTCAATCTGTTCTATCAGATTCTTTTTTGCGAGCAGATTTTCCTGTAGGTTAAGTTTGCGTTCTCCGTAATGTGTGCGGATTTTGGAATAAACTGCATCAATCACTTCCCGGTATTTCTGATTCACCTCATCTTTAACTTCATTGGCAACAGGCCCAATTCCTTTCCATTCATGCTGCAATTCCTTGACCAAGGCTTCAATTTCGGGTATAGAATCCAACCCGGTCAACTGTTGCATTTTGTCTAAGATGATGTTTTTCCTTTCGAGATTGAGTTTAAAATCCAACTCTCTCATTTCTTTCATCAGGTTAACATTGTGATAGAACAAGTCCACCTGATAGCTGTGATTGAGTTGCATATCTTTATATCTGGGGTCATCAATATTGCCTAAAGACTTCCATGAGTCCTGAAGTGCATTGAATTGCTTAAAGGTTTCACCAATACCGGTTGCTCCGACTGAATGAGCTAATTGAGTCAGATTTTCTAAAATCTGTTTTTTTTCTGCCAGCTTTTGCTCTCGCCCTGCTGCCAGTTGTTTTTCATATTCCGCAACAATCGTTTCAGCCTGCTTGAGCAAATCTTCAAACTGGTCATCTAAGGGATCAGTTGGCGGATCAAATTTTGGCTTCTCTGGCGCTTCTGCAGAGATTTCAGTTTGCTGTGCTTCTGCTGTAACTTCATTGTCCTTCAACCGCTCTTTCCATTCGGTTTCAAATACTTCCCGCATTTGTGCAATCAAATTTCGCTTTGCGGTATTAAAATCGTTTCTGATTGTTTTGTATTGACTTCTCAATACCTGAGGATTGTTATCCTGAATAAGTTGCTCGAGACGTGCAATTGCAGTTTCTTTCATAATGCAGAACTTTAAAATTGTGTTAAAGTGGTAAGAACAAAACCAACGCACAAGGCGCAAATTTTTAAAAATGGATGCAAATATACAAAGATGTCTGTATTATCAGCCACTTTACAGTGATAATTTAAGAGAATTGAGTTCCTTTTTTGTGAAAACAGGGCCAAAAAGAAATTCACATTTAAAAATAACAGCGCAAATTATATTGGTTAATCTGATTAACTAAAATGGAAAAGTAGTTTTAAATCAGAGTCATGCTGAATAAACCAATGCTGTTTAACTTTTACCAAAGAGTAGGGAGCCTTTAGATTTGACTTCGCTTTACTTAAGAGGTATAGTCTAATATGTACCGAAAAAGGCAATTGAAAAACTCCAAGTTCATCAATATATATGAAAAATACTCAGCATCTATATGTTTTAATGTTGAACCAATGGACTTGCTAAGTAGGGCTTAAAAACAAAGGTAGAGGGGAAATATACTTTATTGAATAAGAATCTGCTTTGTTGCAATATTTTGATGGCTTTCAACTATCACAAAATAAACTCCGGCAGGATATGCGCTGATGTCGAGGGTAAGCCTTTGGGAAAGGTTGTTTCGAGATAATGTTTGCCCCAACATGTTTACCAATTTTACAACTGCGTCTTGTTGAAGTGGATGATTGGTTTCTATAGTAATACTTTGGCTTGCGGGGTTTGGAAACAACCGGTAAGATTGGTCAAAACTGACATCTTCTATGGAGGTACAATCTTCGATGACGACATCTAAACTTGCAGTGCCGATACACGAAGAAGTTTGGGCAGTAACAAATTGAGGATAAATTCCGGTTACTACCAAAATCAGGACAACAAACAAAGTTGAAATATCGCGTTTCATAAATGAATTTGTTTAAAATAGATAAAGTTAACTCTCTGCCTGAAAATTAATACCTGATGTTTTCCATACCAATGATACTTGAGTTGGGACGATACAGGTTAAAATCACCAACGGTTATAGAACCATCTAAATTAAAATCACCATCTAAATATTGGTTGGTTGCTCCGGTTGCGGCATATCCGTTGTAATCTGACAATGAAAAAACACCGTCGCTGTTAAAATCTCCTGCCAACATAGCATGATTACCGCCTCCCACATTGGCTAACTGACCGTTACCGCCAAGAACATTGGAGGGATTCGTAAACTGATAAGGGGTAGTATTGGGCAGAGAAACGGCGGTATTGCTCATAATTGCCAAATGATTTCTATGTCTGACCACCAATCTGTAAGAATTGTTAGTGATTATATTATTAAAATAAACTCCTGTAATAGTTTGGTTTGTTGCATAAGCAGGATCTACAATGCTTCCGTTGTTCAACAATAAGGCAGCCTTAGTTTCTATCAGGTTTGTGCCGGTTATGTCGTAAA
This is a stretch of genomic DNA from Sphingobacteriales bacterium. It encodes these proteins:
- a CDS encoding PKD domain-containing protein, whose translation is MKKQVLLFVGLLVLLLFSSAQVALAQLTISGTTPVCTGNCYTYTVSGGNTNPYNWTITGGTPANQTGSTVNICWGLPGTASINVAQIGSTTATLNLTINPKPTPIIIPPPLPNCNLGGSTSGDPAGNDSPPDLCVDACAFSTLSYYTIFNPGSTYTWSVGRGSDLITFTNPNGNQIDVLWGPVGNSYVKVVEVNQFGCVDSTKLCIHVIPSPVASFNTLPATIAGTVTICQGQAVSFLNTSTGFNWAQWNFGDSSPLLTSTNPIVTHPYTTPGTYTATLIVRNSCYCTDTASVQVVVTPGSSPDIECVSTVCPMDTACYSTNHICSTYNWSVTGHLSWGNFAPDSIWVVWGNGPIGTITLSTPCATCPIPTVVQVPIISPTVPILGPVLVCYGAIETYSLPIAFCGGTEYNWTVTGGTILAGQGTDDITIEWDDWFMFPTVGTINVTYYNCYLDCGGSGNLTVLIRPELAITGPEEACENSASSFSAGGLPFGFPAGVCNWDIVTPANVLIPNVAINSPTLNYIWSNGPGTYTVKAASVIPNAFCNDTAFLTVDVLPAPPAPTAIIGPNFVCPNGNYTYTAVATPPAGTFTWSVVNGTLSATTGSSVNVQWASSGPYSISVTQTMINSPFCQSLPFTLVVTALTTPVITGNTTPCVNQTVTYSVPFIAGENYTWTISPANAGSIVSGSGSNSISVQWNLAGGAVVTVSVCGFTSNLIVNVTPTFSVSVLGPGVLCTGNSALLTLSGSYCAPFVWQNASGGTISTGATATITQGGTYYVTVTNCTTGCSGVGSINVTGCPLPDAAITTSGITVNCTSAFGSLYALNNAVGYTYQWYNGGTPIGGATSFNYNISAFGSYSVVVTNSCGCTAQSNVITAGAPCGCSGQPPCPPGNCTPDGSAAFIYSSGTTCDFFSFDASSSVNASAYSWSFGDGNFGSGITTSHSYTQPGYYQVILSATVPNLTPPPLTCTVIAMQTILVPMVADFTYSTGCNPIFFTDASTYVPTTSLAGWSWNFGDPSSGVNNTSTLQNPSHIFTTPGTYTITLTVLSSAGCTSTVSQTITVLNPPVPSISSNAPACQGDGVVFGGSSTNIITNWNWNFGDPPSGLANTSTSQNPSHTYFIPGIYTVTLTVTDTYGCTGSTSQNITIYSNTMSGVIIASPSTPQCDGTSVTLTAPAGAVSYLWNTAATTPVITVTTNGTFTVTMTDINGCQYIPPPKTVSFNPNPIIQIDGPTEVCECEVAQLKTLPCNNTNYSYLWSNSSTSCNIYVNPPWFPCQTPPGTYTYSVTVTDNLTNCSSVASHTIIVHPLPAPFTITASPVGPHCAGDTVTFTAPNQPGILYAWSTGQLGVNNITVVVEEGPYFAMAIDSITGCERKSNVIYVNPIPDICVVPSGCYKRCGPDTICVPNIYAGYQWLLNGNPIPPPAGTSNNYVATVSGSYQVILTNSFGCTAMSNPLNLTLIPCNPCATVEHDTISCDPVNPGYYLYNFQVFNNSGYTVNQINLFNFSTSGNGGVFATPTVFNVTLPDQTTSAVLTTSIGGPGAMPGDTICFQLNLFALDPDGNEFCCTIDSVCIVLPECGGCECDMEEFINNVNNGFTVIPIDTCKKYAFVANSLGVCDSIQWIIQDNFTTYFYYGNGNDVITHIFSSSGIHSICMLATQYDSNGNICGMYEHCTTINIPPCCECDEDFYAQANLGFFYSLTGYNGTFTPYGNLDPNCDEVTWSATNGIQSTIFAVTQGNNPAVYTFPGYGFYCICMTIRRYSPNGDLLCEISVCRKVFVPKIVIGPDNPDDPTTVISGFNIVVVNPLPFICTAPLPPLDINITLQPANGTVVYDPLTGEFNYTPNADFEGTDVFIYYVCVEGVPGSCDMVIATITVSTGLFIPVQMQAYLEGAYDNVSGLMRTTLKTNDLLPITQPYSLMPWQYEGTEGYRNTSEIPDNSVDYVLVEARSAANPDIVLETRAGMLASNGTINGFFPATIIWGNSLPTMKFYNLEAGQSYYFALRHRNHLAVITSAPVSIPFTGSVNFTLPAQVMGGTGQLKLLPNGIYALNGGDFNANGVMTVADFNLFSTQSSGVNQYLRADCTLDGNVTVHDFNIFMPNASKIGVPFIRY
- a CDS encoding T9SS type A sorting domain-containing protein, giving the protein MYNYFSQLKDFCFPVLLLVFQFVSGQSNTITVNTFSEEHINFGAENNRVVTETFTFPDDNISFSQILMHFTLGCPSGGCDPWDRYGDIKVIHPTGLMDSTIAEIDTIFDASGNILQIDTLFNPPFEITEAFEIFRFITPYGGSFGANWSWLWTTDVTDYRILLANQVTLQAYIDTWVNPGWEVSISFEMIEGTPEIEAYKIVNLWNYGYLSYGNVNSPIENYLPPIGLNADNDAHLAKVRIYQTGHGFGFSDNAAEFSPKTHHLLVNGTAEQDFPNFLWRDDCALNPLSPQAGTWQYNRAGWCPGDDATPFDADISFLIEAGAPFTLDYNMQPFINLCSPNNPNCTSADCAGGTCTGGGEPYYILSSQLIYYRATPQFGLDAQLVNLNGLPDISCQNEFSPSVRLRNNGSEVLTDVVLLYRLDEGEFQSVIWNGSLDFAQSEAIEFPGITLYDAQNHTFEVLIAVANSGLDENINNDLLLKSFAYGNNQLTLMLQTDNYGSETSWEIVNPTNGSILQSGNGFASLTTYEEAICIPNGCYQLIVKDSYGDGLQAPTNGNYQLLDNAGTVLASLQQVNFGLQEVTDFCVDSELPFPVSVHETIYNPVSIRVFPNPVKDSTAQLLIEFTDPQSALLSVYHVSGKEVYHNILPTSDSHQVTLSLSDFPAGLYFIQVKSDQATATGCLVKW
- a CDS encoding DUF349 domain-containing protein, with the translated sequence MKETAIARLEQLIQDNNPQVLRSQYKTIRNDFNTAKRNLIAQMREVFETEWKERLKDNEVTAEAQQTEISAEAPEKPKFDPPTDPLDDQFEDLLKQAETIVAEYEKQLAAGREQKLAEKKQILENLTQLAHSVGATGIGETFKQFNALQDSWKSLGNIDDPRYKDMQLNHSYQVDLFYHNVNLMKEMRELDFKLNLERKNIILDKMQQLTGLDSIPEIEALVKELQHEWKGIGPVANEVKDEVNQKYREVIDAVYSKIRTHYGERKLNLQENLLAKKNLIEQIEALLQTDLTGLKNLQDKTEQVIGVQEAWKKIGPSEQNEELWHTFRETCDKFFEAKQLFFKSIDQEREKNKLQKIALCEKAEALQHDHDWKHTTDTLVNLQKEWKEVGPAKPSEERKLWDRFRSACDRFFEAKKEHFSSRGNSEQENLEKKLALIAKVEAYEFVEDRDENFRMLQEIGKEWKEIGFVPIKEKERLQKTFSAALDEKYEKLKLGREQRIAMKFKSRVESLAHSGNVDNAVKSEQQAIKNRITELQNDIAQYENNLGFFTNAKPDNPLLKEVRNKIEKLKNEVDDLKHKLKMLTQAKEEVKSEQTSSPAKAEPATEIKIEETAEVDQEVLNETGTNHEDTESNKEVEELPVSTNDAEEGEA
- a CDS encoding T9SS type A sorting domain-containing protein, with amino-acid sequence MKRDISTLFVVLILVVTGIYPQFVTAQTSSCIGTASLDVVIEDCTSIEDVSFDQSYRLFPNPASQSITIETNHPLQQDAVVKLVNMLGQTLSRNNLSQRLTLDISAYPAGVYFVIVESHQNIATKQILIQ